TCCCCTCCTTATTATGGGCAAAccaggggatgggatgggatggaagGGTTGGGTTCTGGTGCCACATAATATAGTTAGCTTGTTTTTGCAAGGCCACACTCCAACATCAGGGTGGTTCAGTTCTAGATCCACTTCTGATCCGAGTTGCTCACCGTGAGGCCACGAGAAGATGATGTGTTCATATACAAGGTCCCAGTTTTGGTCCATTGCTATTTTGTCTCTATTTGGTGCGTTCTCTGGAGAGTTGTAAGGTGTGGGAGGAACAGGGGGTAGTGTGTACATGAAAACTGTTAATGAATCTGAAGCTTTCGAAGTGCTCTTCCCGCTGGCAGGATTGACACACTAATAATTTCCTTTCTGATCCAGTTTTGTATCTGATAAATCCAGCTACATCATTAAAGTTACCAACAAAACCGAAGAAGTCATCAATGTTGTGGTTCATGAAGGTCTGCTAGCCCAAGTGCTGAGTCCTGGAGGAATTCTGAGCTATGTGAGAGACAGCTACTTCAACTCCGGCATTGCAGTTGATCCAGGAAAAACCAAAACTGTTAATAAAGTGAACCCCAAGAATTTATCCTCCTACAAATCCATTGGTAATGTCGCAGGCATGGTAGATATGTCAACCTATTTTATAAAGGTGTTCAGGAAAAGGGATAAACAGATCGTTCAGTGTAACACCCCTTTGCATTGCACCTGGATCGTGGAGAGCCATGGAATGTGGCAAGAAAATAAACCTACAGAAGTTTACAAATTTCAGTAACATGCTTTTCTCCTTCTCGATATTATTATAAGCAAGCAGCAGAAGACGACCCCAATGAATAAGCCTAATAAATCCATGGGGCTTCACCAGTATTTGCTTTAGGAGACAACACAACAGTTGTGTGTGTCCTGGTGACTAAATATGTGAACTAATGATTTGCAACAAATAACTGATCTGACAAATCTTTTAACTTTTCTTGAACAAATCACTTGCAAATAATTTCTTACTATTTAGCCAGTTCCACCGAGGCAAATAACAGCAAAATAAGAAGTCAGCAGAATGTATTCACCGCTTCTTTGTAACAATATAATAAACACTCTATGAATATATTTTTCTCCATTTCAGAGAAGCATCCAAACTGTTGGCTCCAAACCTTTGATTGTTTCTCTTTCACACATAACTCTATATTCTGAAGCCTTGTCTGCACACACAAGGTTTACTGCTTTCACTGTACTGCTATAGCTTAAAGCAGTAGAGCGTCCACGCAGTGTGGATGcacttataccagtataaacTTGGTGGTGCCTATACCAGCATAGCTTATTTCTATAATGGAAGGGAAATTCACTATCTGGGTATGAGGCACcactataccagtataactgcccCCACTGTGGGGGTTGTGCTGATTTAACTATTTTGCTAAAAAATCAAACCCTGAACCAAAACCATTACATTGGGTCAAAAGTGGCATGTTGACCAGGCCACAGGAAGAGGAGACAAGTCAGTTCTTCAGGCCCTGGCCGGCTCCATTGTCGTCAGTGGGATCAGGCCCATCCCATTGTTTTGGGTGAACCTCATGTTCAATGCCAGTCTGCCTGGTAGGAACTGCCCCTGGTATGGGGCCATGGCCATGTCTCCCTCCCTCACGCTGCCAGCAGCTGACCAGAGTGCAGCTGCTGCCCTTAGGAGAGGGACAGCGTGTGCTCCCCCGCAGGGCTGGCCAGCCCTGCTGCTTGGTGTTGGGGGGGCACTTCAGGCTTTGATTGCCTCTGCAGCATAGACTGTGTCTCTTGATCTCGGATAGAGGCCAGGGAGCTGCCCAGGAGAGAGTTCCCGAATGCCCTGCAGTCTGTGGGCACTTGGGCGTCTAATCCCTGTGCTGAAGTCGGATTTAATGGGCGTTCAGCCCTTCGGAAAGGCTTGAGCCAGGCTGGTTTGCTCCCAGAAGAGATTgtaagctgcttggggcaggtgtcatctgcatttg
This sequence is a window from Mauremys reevesii isolate NIE-2019 linkage group 26, ASM1616193v1, whole genome shotgun sequence. Protein-coding genes within it:
- the LOC120391566 gene encoding uncharacterized protein LOC120391566 isoform X2; protein product: MSSYIIQVANNSKGCVTVVVSTNPILRSLSESLVVPTYDLLKSFFTKDELRVSPGETSVVNTVGITKIFTYGVGLTGAEWYYIKVTREDDEWVAVCQTPLHCTWIVDDDKIYREDNLSIFKPFGFVSDKSSYIIKVTNKTEEVINVVVHEGLLAQVLSPGGILSYVRDSYFNSGIAVDPGKTKTVNKVNPKNLSSYKSIGNVAGMVDMSTYFIKVFRKRDKQIVQCNTPLHCTWIVESHGMWQENKPTEVYKFQ